GTTTTCTGCGTGAAATGAAAATATCGGATAAAAAAATCCTGAATGGCTTGTCCGATCAAACAAATCAGCCCCCCTACAAGAAAAGCTGCCGTAAAATTACGCAGCAGCGGGCGGGGCGGCTCATGACGTTTTGCGACAGCCTGATATTTTTGCTGGACAGGCGTCAATTTCTTTTTCTTCTGGTTAGCCACTTGCGTCTCCTCCTGTATCGGATTATCGCGTCATCAATGGGGTCAACTGCTCAATCATTTCCTGCATCCGTTTGGCGTCTCGCTCAAACGTCTGTTTGACGGTCTGATCTTGCGCAGCTAACGCGTACAGTTCCAAGTCTGCCTGGCATTTCTTCAACACCGCATGAACCTGTTTCAAAATTTGCGGCTGCGGAACCTGAATTTTATCATCATACAAGTCCACGTAGAGTTGACCGTTGCCATCTACCTGTCCCAAAAACACATTTTCCAGGGCAACCCCCGTTTTTTCCAGTTCCGTCTTTAACCACTGCCGGTTGAACCCGATCGTTGCAAGCGGTTCATCCATAATTTCACCGTCCAGAATAACCGTTTGCGGCTCTTTTACCGGCGCCACCTGCTGTCCCATATGTTTCGGGGTGATCGGCTGGTTATCCGATTTAAGCAATGCACTGACGGAACCGTTCGCTTCTAATACAGCAAACTCCACATCGGCCGCCTGAAACGCATTTTTCATACGGAGATGCTGCATCAGTTCCTCAACGGACATCCTCTCTTTCCTAAGATTATCCTCCATAATTTTGCCGTTTTTAATCAGTACTGTAGAGCGGCCCCCAATCAAATCCCGCAGCCATTTGCTCTTCAGCGCCAACCATGCCAAAAGAATCGGCACCAGTCCGTAAATCGTCATTGCCAATAAGCCATATATGATAGGACCATCCAGATCGGTTGCAATGACAGCCGCGATAGAACCGATTGTAATCCCGACCGTATATTCAAAAAACGTCATCTGTGACAGTTGCCGTTTACCGATCAACCTGGTCAAAAAAAGCAGATAGGCAAGCGACACAACGGACCGAATCAGAATATTCAACCATTCAGGCATAAACAGATCCTCCTCAAAGGGGTGGGAGAGGGATCTCCTCTCCCCTTTTACACCGGAATTAGAAACCTTTAAATTGCGGCTCCTCTTTCTCCAGTTGCGTTACCCGTTGTTCCAGCGTATCAACAACCGACTGAGTAGTTTGGGCAGCCTGCGAAAACACCTGTTTCGCCTGTTTGTTTTGAGTGTTTAACGCAAACGATTCCAGATTGGCTTGTGCGCTTTTCAAAGACGCCAGCGTGGTTTTCACCTGTGTAGCAATCGTCATCTCCATCACCCCCTCACGTCCTTTAGATTCAGCAAAAAACAAAAGGATATGCGCTG
The sequence above is a segment of the Effusibacillus dendaii genome. Coding sequences within it:
- a CDS encoding DUF421 domain-containing protein, whose product is MPEWLNILIRSVVSLAYLLFLTRLIGKRQLSQMTFFEYTVGITIGSIAAVIATDLDGPIIYGLLAMTIYGLVPILLAWLALKSKWLRDLIGGRSTVLIKNGKIMEDNLRKERMSVEELMQHLRMKNAFQAADVEFAVLEANGSVSALLKSDNQPITPKHMGQQVAPVKEPQTVILDGEIMDEPLATIGFNRQWLKTELEKTGVALENVFLGQVDGNGQLYVDLYDDKIQVPQPQILKQVHAVLKKCQADLELYALAAQDQTVKQTFERDAKRMQEMIEQLTPLMTR
- a CDS encoding DUF1657 domain-containing protein; this translates as MTIATQVKTTLASLKSAQANLESFALNTQNKQAKQVFSQAAQTTQSVVDTLEQRVTQLEKEEPQFKGF